Proteins encoded by one window of Pseudomonas sp. LS44:
- a CDS encoding helix-turn-helix domain-containing protein — MDMQEEIEGLAILIRDLRKHKNITLGALAERIGRSVGFLSQVERGLSRPTVADLTAISATLGVPTTYFYSLSRPRALPWVTRPDERRTLYYGAGITDVLLSPSMSAGFSMLESHLEPGASSGEGHLNDSDEQGGFVLAGELTLWLGDQPPVTLQPNDSFQLPAHAQFRYANLTDQPTRVLWVFT; from the coding sequence ATGGACATGCAGGAAGAAATCGAAGGATTGGCAATCCTGATCCGCGATCTGCGCAAACACAAAAACATCACACTTGGTGCGCTGGCCGAGCGCATTGGTCGCTCGGTGGGTTTTCTCTCCCAAGTCGAGCGAGGCCTGTCGCGGCCGACGGTTGCCGATCTCACCGCGATCAGCGCGACGCTCGGCGTGCCCACCACCTATTTCTACAGCCTCAGCCGCCCCCGGGCGTTGCCCTGGGTGACGCGTCCCGACGAGCGTCGCACGCTGTATTACGGCGCCGGGATTACCGACGTATTGCTCTCGCCGAGCATGTCGGCCGGCTTTTCCATGCTTGAAAGCCATCTGGAGCCCGGCGCCAGCAGCGGCGAAGGGCACCTGAACGATAGCGACGAACAGGGCGGCTTCGTCCTCGCAGGCGAGCTGACCCTCTGGCTGGGCGACCAGCCGCCGGTGACCCTGCAGCCCAACGACAGCTTCCAGCTACCGGCGCACGCGCAGTTCCGCTACGCCAACCTGACCGATCAGCCCACCCGCGTACTTTGGGTTTTCACCTGA
- a CDS encoding endonuclease, whose translation MRAVAIALTCLAASVAQPCFSAGQDQLKDAKVAIEQVFWPKLYGKGGNTLYCDQPFTGESSQYTASAVYTGKQVKSALRCMTENQCRVVNPAFDYLLADLHNLYPELTRVELARRNAQFGEVGDDVPSKFADIGCDLKATFQLIEPRDAAKGDVARAIFYMHQEYGLPIVGQLQMYQRWNELDPPDAAEKTRNEQIEMLQGNRNAFIDNPELAKNLKQD comes from the coding sequence ATGCGAGCCGTTGCGATTGCCCTAACTTGTCTGGCGGCGAGTGTCGCCCAGCCGTGTTTCTCAGCCGGTCAAGATCAACTGAAAGACGCCAAAGTTGCCATCGAGCAAGTGTTCTGGCCGAAGCTGTATGGCAAGGGCGGCAACACGCTGTACTGCGATCAGCCGTTCACCGGCGAAAGCAGCCAGTACACCGCCAGCGCGGTATATACCGGCAAGCAGGTCAAATCGGCCCTGCGCTGCATGACGGAAAACCAGTGCCGGGTGGTCAATCCCGCTTTCGACTACCTGCTCGCCGACCTGCACAACCTGTATCCAGAGTTGACCCGCGTCGAGCTGGCGCGGCGCAATGCGCAGTTCGGCGAGGTCGGCGACGACGTGCCGAGCAAGTTCGCCGATATCGGTTGCGACCTCAAGGCGACCTTTCAGTTGATCGAACCGCGCGACGCGGCCAAGGGCGATGTGGCGCGAGCGATCTTCTACATGCACCAGGAATACGGTCTGCCCATCGTTGGCCAGTTGCAGATGTACCAGCGCTGGAACGAGTTGGACCCGCCGGATGCCGCCGAGAAAACCCGCAACGAGCAGATCGAAATGCTCCAGGGCAACCGCAACGCGTTCATCGACAATCCCGAATTGGCCAAGAACCTGAAACAGGATTAA